A window of the Scleropages formosus chromosome 21, fSclFor1.1, whole genome shotgun sequence genome harbors these coding sequences:
- the plbd2 gene encoding putative phospholipase B-like 2 encodes MAPRCQSVCALLCLWLLPGPGGAAVLGELHSALLDPVSGQVSVRPGLEPGAIAWANFTDRIASTGWAYLEVTTSEQYNDSLQAYAAGAVEAAATSQLLYKHWMNTMVGYCGPFKYDSGYCRRLQDYIISNLLWMEAQMETGRDPEYWHQVRLALLQLRGLEDGYNGQMSFPTGRFSVNPLGFLLFQMGGDLEDLEAVLNKSAVSRALGSGSCSALVKLLPGNEELLVSHDTWNNYQSMLRIMKKYSFAYRSNPQGGAFIPGATQAFSSYPGSLFSGDDFYILSSGLVTLETTIGNNNPELWKFVTPKGTVMEWLRNVVANRLAESGRQWTSIFSKYNSGTYNNQWMIVDYKRFRPGKAVVDEQLFTVLEQIPGLIVSRDKSKELFQKGYWASYNIPYYEEVFNASGCPELVKKYGDWFSFDMNPRAQIFRRNQSLVTDMESMIRLMRYNNFKEDPLSKCKGCDPAYNGENAISARSDLNPANGTYPFGALRQRPHGGTDMKVTSFALVKEFQMVAASGPTWDQVPAFRWSTSPYGKLLHMGHPDRWEFPTVFVRWG; translated from the exons ATGGCTCCCCGttgccagagtgtgtgtgcgctgctgTGCCTGTGGCTCCTGCCGGGCCCTGGGGGGGCCGCGGTCCTGGGCGAACTGCACTCAGCCCTTCTGGACCCCGTCAGCGGACAGGTGTCCGTGCGGCCCGGACTCGAACCCGGGGCCATCGCTTGGGCCAACTTCACGGACCGCATCGCGAGCACGGG GTGGGCCTACCTGGAGGTGACCACGAGCGAGCAGTACAACGACAGCCTGCAGGCGTACGCAGCTGGAGCCGTGGAGGCGGCGGCCACGTCTCAG cTCCTCTACAAACACTGGATGAACACTATGGTGGGCTACTGCGGACCCTTCAAGTACGACAGCGGCTACTGCCGCCGGCTCCAGGACTACATCATCAGCAACCTGCTGTGGATGGAGGCGCAGATGGAGACGGGGCGGGACCCCGAGTACTGGCACCAG GTGCGCCTGGCCCTGCTGCAGCTCCGAGGCCTGGAGGACGGCTACAACGGCCAGATGAGCTTCCCCACGGGACGCTTCTCGGTGAACCCTTTGGGCTTCCT CTTGTTCCAGATGGGCGGGGATCTCGAGGACCTGGAGGCGGTTCTGAACAAGAGCGCCGTTTCCCGGGCGCTCGGATCGGGCTCCTGCTCGGCCCTCGTCAAGCTGCTGCCCGGCAACGAGGAGCTCCTGGTTTCCCACGACACGTGGAACAACTACCAGAGCATGCTGAGGATCATGAAGAAGTACTCCTTTGCGTACAGGAGCAACCCTCAAG GTGGTGCCTTTATTCCTGGAGCAACGCAGGCATTTTCCTCGTACCCAGGGTCCCTTTTCTCAGGGGATGACTTCTACATCCTGAGCAGCGGCTTG GTAACCTTGGAGACGACCATCGGCAACAACAACCCGGAGCTGTGGAAGTTCGTGACTCCGAAGGGGACGGTGATGGAGTGGCTGAGGAACGTCGTGGCCAACAGGCTGGCGGAGAGCGGTCGCCAGTGGACGAGCATCTTCAGCAAGTACAACAGTGGCAC GTATAACAACCAGTGGATGATCGTGGACTATAAACGCTTCCGTCCCGGGAAGGCGGTCGTCGATGAGCAGCTCTTCACCGTTCTGGAACAGATTCC AGGTCTGATTGTGTCCCGGGACAAAAGTAAGGAGCTTTTCCAGAAGGGATACTGGGCCAGTTACAACATCCC CTACTACGAGGAGGTGTTCAACGCCAGCGGCTGCCCAGAGCTCGTGAAGAAGTACGGAGACTGGTTCTCCTTCGACATGAATCCACGGGCCCAGATCTTCCGGAGGAACCAAAGCCTGGTCACCGACATGGAGTCCATGATCCGTCTCATGAG ATACAACAACTTTAAGGAGGACCCCCTGTCCAAGTGCAAGGGCTGTGACCCCGCCTACAACGGGGAGAACGCCATATCGGCGCGCTCGGACCTGAATCCCGCCAACGGGACCTACCCCTTCGGTGCCCTGAGGCAGAGGCCGCATGGGGGCACGGACATGAAG GTGACCTCCTTCGCCCTGGTCAAGGAGTTCCAGATGGTGGCGGCCAGCGGGCCCACGTGGGACCAGGTGCCGGCGTTCCGGTGGAGCACGTCTCCGTACGGCAAGCTGCTGCACATGGGCCACCCGGACCGCTGGGAGTTCCCGACCGTGTTTGTGCGCTGGGGCTGA
- the LOC108927515 gene encoding transmembrane protein 248 isoform X3: MGHGRWRLSDNLQRKVQGNAPAVVFLLCLLSLAVAFGSFAFYARGHAVKNPDVAQDWNKILGALADLRLCALPNETGRETAAAGVRRVVSAPLLGERTPADEASANWTYVSLLVPLVLTGGTEDQKPSNIHTTLTGSQLGLKGPAGKETLNVTLHYLLEREQNDSTCVSLAAPAHILPQTRLPPLCPASEEQRSGHSVVSIVVSQQHGASPQECFQMRFSPDPSFTVMLSQEDRDLACHHLMIFSGSLLALCAVLCFIGTFSCTKSRRYHGNGLDLQKDMW, encoded by the exons ATGGGCCATGGCCGATGGCGGCTCTCTGACAACCTGCAGAGGAAGGTTCAGGGCAACGCCCCGGCCGTGGTCTTCTTGCTCTGTCTCCTCTCCCTGGCCGTGGCCTTCGGCAGCTTCGCCTTCTACGCCCGAGGCCACGCTGTGAAGAACCCCGACGTGGCTCAG GATTGGAACAAGATCTTGGGTGCGCTGGCAGACCTCCGGCTGTGCGCGCTCCCCAACGAGACGGGCAGAGAGACGGCCGCTGCCGGCGTGCGGCGCGTGGTTTCCGCTCCCCTGCTGGGGGAACGCACGCCGGCCGATGAGGCGTCGGCAAACTGGACGTACGTGTCTCTGCTGGTCCCGCTGGTGTTGACCGGCGGCACCGAGGACCAGAAGCCGAGCAACATCCACACCACGCTCACGGGAAGTCAGCTGGGCCTAAAGG GTCCAGCTGGGAAAGAGACCCTGAATGTAACGCTGCATTACCTTCTTGAGCGCGAGCAGAACGACAGCACCTGCGTGAGCCTTGCTGCGCCTGCGCACATCCTGCCTCAAACTCG CCTTCCTCCGTTGTGCCCAGCGAGTGAAGAGCAGCGCTCCGGTCACTCGGTGGTGAGCATCGTCGTCTCCCAGCAGCACGGAGCCAGTCCCCAGGAGTGTTTCCAAATGAGGTTCAGCCCTGACCCCAGCTTCACCGTCATGCTGTCCCAG GAGGACCGAGATTTGGCGTGCCATCATCTGATGATCTTCAGTGGTAGTCTGCTGGCTTTATGTGCTGTGCTCTGCTTCATTGGTACTTTCTCTTGTACCAAGTCTCGCAGGTACCATGGTAATGGACTGGATCTACAGAAG gACATGTGGTGA
- the LOC108927515 gene encoding transmembrane protein 248 isoform X2, with amino-acid sequence MGHGRWRLSDNLQRKVQGNAPAVVFLLCLLSLAVAFGSFAFYARGHAVKNPDVAQDWNKILGALADLRLCALPNETGRETAAAGVRRVVSAPLLGERTPADEASANWTYVSLLVPLVLTGGTEDQKPSNIHTTLTGSQLGLKGPAGKETLNVTLHYLLEREQNDSTCVSLAAPAHILPQTRLPPLCPASEEQRSGHSVVSIVVSQQHGASPQECFQMRFSPDPSFTVMLSQEDRDLACHHLMIFSGSLLALCAVLCFIGTFSCTKSRRYHGNGLDLQKEPLLDS; translated from the exons ATGGGCCATGGCCGATGGCGGCTCTCTGACAACCTGCAGAGGAAGGTTCAGGGCAACGCCCCGGCCGTGGTCTTCTTGCTCTGTCTCCTCTCCCTGGCCGTGGCCTTCGGCAGCTTCGCCTTCTACGCCCGAGGCCACGCTGTGAAGAACCCCGACGTGGCTCAG GATTGGAACAAGATCTTGGGTGCGCTGGCAGACCTCCGGCTGTGCGCGCTCCCCAACGAGACGGGCAGAGAGACGGCCGCTGCCGGCGTGCGGCGCGTGGTTTCCGCTCCCCTGCTGGGGGAACGCACGCCGGCCGATGAGGCGTCGGCAAACTGGACGTACGTGTCTCTGCTGGTCCCGCTGGTGTTGACCGGCGGCACCGAGGACCAGAAGCCGAGCAACATCCACACCACGCTCACGGGAAGTCAGCTGGGCCTAAAGG GTCCAGCTGGGAAAGAGACCCTGAATGTAACGCTGCATTACCTTCTTGAGCGCGAGCAGAACGACAGCACCTGCGTGAGCCTTGCTGCGCCTGCGCACATCCTGCCTCAAACTCG CCTTCCTCCGTTGTGCCCAGCGAGTGAAGAGCAGCGCTCCGGTCACTCGGTGGTGAGCATCGTCGTCTCCCAGCAGCACGGAGCCAGTCCCCAGGAGTGTTTCCAAATGAGGTTCAGCCCTGACCCCAGCTTCACCGTCATGCTGTCCCAG GAGGACCGAGATTTGGCGTGCCATCATCTGATGATCTTCAGTGGTAGTCTGCTGGCTTTATGTGCTGTGCTCTGCTTCATTGGTACTTTCTCTTGTACCAAGTCTCGCAGGTACCATGGTAATGGACTGGATCTACAGAAG GAACCATTGCTCGACTCCTGA
- the LOC108927515 gene encoding transmembrane protein 248 isoform X1 encodes MGHGRWRLSDNLQRKVQGNAPAVVFLLCLLSLAVAFGSFAFYARGHAVKNPDVAQDWNKILGALADLRLCALPNETGRETAAAGVRRVVSAPLLGERTPADEASANWTYVSLLVPLVLTGGTEDQKPSNIHTTLTGSQLGLKGPAGKETLNVTLHYLLEREQNDSTCVSLAAPAHILPQTRLPPLCPASEEQRSGHSVVSIVVSQQHGASPQECFQMRFSPDPSFTVMLSQEDRDLACHHLMIFSGSLLALCAVLCFIGTFSCTKSRRYHGNGLDLQKVTCHFLFSYLSSSSWTFKCV; translated from the exons ATGGGCCATGGCCGATGGCGGCTCTCTGACAACCTGCAGAGGAAGGTTCAGGGCAACGCCCCGGCCGTGGTCTTCTTGCTCTGTCTCCTCTCCCTGGCCGTGGCCTTCGGCAGCTTCGCCTTCTACGCCCGAGGCCACGCTGTGAAGAACCCCGACGTGGCTCAG GATTGGAACAAGATCTTGGGTGCGCTGGCAGACCTCCGGCTGTGCGCGCTCCCCAACGAGACGGGCAGAGAGACGGCCGCTGCCGGCGTGCGGCGCGTGGTTTCCGCTCCCCTGCTGGGGGAACGCACGCCGGCCGATGAGGCGTCGGCAAACTGGACGTACGTGTCTCTGCTGGTCCCGCTGGTGTTGACCGGCGGCACCGAGGACCAGAAGCCGAGCAACATCCACACCACGCTCACGGGAAGTCAGCTGGGCCTAAAGG GTCCAGCTGGGAAAGAGACCCTGAATGTAACGCTGCATTACCTTCTTGAGCGCGAGCAGAACGACAGCACCTGCGTGAGCCTTGCTGCGCCTGCGCACATCCTGCCTCAAACTCG CCTTCCTCCGTTGTGCCCAGCGAGTGAAGAGCAGCGCTCCGGTCACTCGGTGGTGAGCATCGTCGTCTCCCAGCAGCACGGAGCCAGTCCCCAGGAGTGTTTCCAAATGAGGTTCAGCCCTGACCCCAGCTTCACCGTCATGCTGTCCCAG GAGGACCGAGATTTGGCGTGCCATCATCTGATGATCTTCAGTGGTAGTCTGCTGGCTTTATGTGCTGTGCTCTGCTTCATTGGTACTTTCTCTTGTACCAAGTCTCGCAGGTACCATGGTAATGGACTGGATCTACAGAAGGTAacctgtcattttcttttttcttacctatcatcatcatcttggacttttaaatgtgtataa